The following are encoded in a window of Impatiens glandulifera chromosome 5, dImpGla2.1, whole genome shotgun sequence genomic DNA:
- the LOC124939075 gene encoding uncharacterized protein LOC124939075: MIQLLFPLVFAEMALIIIFVFKTLLRKPVIRSLDRVKRDRGPIIVKAVAGTILAAMVSRIFSMMKIQKRYWLGNEEINSTSEQLLLSRHLLEASLMGFSLFLGLMIERLHHYIRELDIRRKTMKKQNQVFEDGRAVSVKETEVIEEEMAMLRAKVKKLELDVDAKTKEVNNAEENVLALKNQSNGFLLEYDRLFEDNQNLRSQLKTLDRRLSHSDSSRKG, translated from the exons ATGATTCAGCTTCTTTTCCCGTTGGTATTCGCTGAAATGGCTTTGATCATAATCTTCGTCTTCAAGACTCTGCTGAGGAAGCCAGTGATAAGAAGCTTGGATAGAGTGAAACGCGACCGGGGCCCAATCATTGTTAAGGCTGTAGCCGGGACAATCTTGGCTGCCATGGTGTCGAGAATTTTCAGCATGATGAAGATCCAAAAGCGATATTGGTTGGGGAATGAGGAAATTAATTCGACTTCGGAGCAGCTTCTCCTGTCCAGACACCTTCTCGAGGCTTCCTTAATGg GTTTCTCTCTTTTCCTTGGGCTAATGATAGAAAGATTGCACCATTACATAAGAGAACTTGATATAAGGAGGAAAACAATGAAGAAACAAAATCAAGTTTTCGAGGATGGAAGAGCTGTAAGTGTGAAGGAAACAGAAGTTATTGAGGAAGAAATGGCCATGCTAAGGGCCAAAGTGAAGAAACTAGAGCTAGATGTGGATGCCAAGACAAAAGAAGTGAATAATGCAGAAGAAAACGTACTCGCATTGAAGAACCAATCGAATGGATTTTTGCTGGAATATGATAGGCTGTTTGAGGACAACCAAAATCTACGATCCCAATTGAAAACACTGGATCGCAGGTTGTCTCATTCAGACAGCAGCAGGAAGGGTTAA